In Fluviicola taffensis DSM 16823, the following are encoded in one genomic region:
- a CDS encoding T9SS C-terminal target domain-containing protein, whose protein sequence is MFRFLQLSLLALCLTTAVSSYAQRDTVFWFAAPDVSAGVGQSPIMLRFQTYAQPAIITVSQPANGAFVPLVLTMSTYSSDSINLSMFFAQIESPAGNVVSNNGLKITSTGLINAVYEINAPNNKEQFSLKGSKALGTNFYTPFQKHWNNSVTAPATYSGIEIVAIQNNTTVLITPRTAITGHTANSTFSVVLNAGQTYSARDMDVSALTSLAGSIVSSNKPIALTLFDGQLVESTCSDMIGDQLIATPSIGTDYAIYKGTSTNDRIYVLATQNGSTVEVTGAATTSTLINSSETLEIPMVDELLYIKSSKPIYVYHVSGFGCELSAAVVPSINCKGNNNMAFSRSSADSLGVVLVTRTGFEGNFFLNGSSGLITPGMFTDVPGTMGQYKAARIFFNTATIPINSHNMIVNLSDIFTMATITGGGANSGATYAYNTDFFATAYSQAGANDTVCANVSYTLYGSVGGGAISGSWSSNGYGSFQNGLNSVPNIYVPSPLDTLISPIRIILSTTGFCPIARDTMFLEVTPAPIVNANADQSICVNNALVQLNGIISGGAISGVWSTVGTGTFQPNANTLNAEYIPSAADLSLGTLQFVLTSTNSISCATVTDTMSLVFTPAAVVQAGPDTLVVCANNSTVVLSGTVSGPTTTGKWLSSGTGVFTPNNSSLNCSYVPSVADTAAGFVWLYLESTSNGNCLPEQDTIYVSIQDAPKVDAGPNQLKCANSTLVQLNAVVPGGIFGGTWSGGGGTFSPSATALNATYQPTPTEVSNGSVVLTLTSTNNGTCTVVNDAIQINFVSPPFANFSGTSVCEGIQNVFTDFSLPGSGVITSWSWLFGTGQTSTNQNPTHLFATAGSYPVELIVTNSNGCKDTTLINVAVFDKPVANFSTTSSCPNNQVTVSFVDESTSSDVINFWFYDFGGQGSAALANVSQQFTSGGTYTVTHIISTASGCSDTIIIPVVIDPLPDAGFYFNSTGGANIGAPYNFIDTSDYALNYSWNFGDGSTSSSVNPSHIYYANGNYYVVLQITNALGCMDSAIQFIAINTVTNEISTLIPTIISPNGDSSNDVWKLEFLKYGYSNAHIEIYNEWGQTVFTSDGYENPWDGTYKGEPVPDGNYMYVIQLNADASPDIYKGVLMVLRKRD, encoded by the coding sequence ATGTTCAGATTTCTACAACTTTCTCTACTTGCTTTATGTCTTACTACTGCTGTTAGTTCTTATGCTCAAAGAGATACTGTTTTTTGGTTTGCTGCTCCTGATGTTTCAGCGGGTGTAGGGCAATCTCCAATTATGTTGCGTTTTCAAACTTACGCACAACCAGCAATAATTACGGTCTCACAACCAGCAAACGGTGCATTCGTTCCATTGGTGTTGACAATGTCCACTTACTCAAGTGATAGCATTAATTTGAGTATGTTTTTTGCTCAGATTGAAAGTCCAGCAGGAAATGTGGTGTCAAATAATGGATTGAAGATCACTTCGACAGGTTTAATCAATGCTGTTTATGAAATCAATGCTCCAAATAACAAGGAACAATTTAGTTTAAAAGGATCTAAGGCCTTAGGAACAAATTTCTATACGCCTTTTCAAAAGCATTGGAATAACTCAGTAACAGCTCCTGCTACTTATTCTGGGATTGAAATTGTTGCAATTCAAAACAATACCACAGTTTTAATAACGCCAAGAACAGCAATTACAGGGCATACAGCCAATTCCACTTTTTCAGTTGTTTTGAATGCTGGTCAAACCTATAGTGCTCGTGATATGGATGTTTCTGCGCTTACTTCTTTAGCAGGATCTATCGTTTCATCCAATAAACCCATTGCATTGACACTTTTTGACGGTCAGTTGGTTGAATCTACTTGCTCGGATATGATAGGAGATCAATTGATTGCAACTCCATCAATCGGTACGGATTATGCCATTTATAAAGGAACATCAACAAACGATCGGATTTATGTATTGGCAACTCAAAATGGTTCTACTGTTGAGGTTACTGGAGCAGCAACTACATCTACTTTAATCAATTCAAGTGAAACACTGGAGATACCAATGGTTGATGAATTGCTTTATATCAAATCAAGTAAGCCAATTTATGTCTACCATGTTTCTGGTTTTGGTTGTGAATTGAGTGCTGCAGTTGTTCCGAGTATCAATTGTAAAGGAAATAACAATATGGCCTTTTCAAGATCGAGTGCAGATAGCTTAGGTGTTGTTTTAGTTACTCGAACAGGCTTTGAAGGTAACTTTTTCTTGAATGGTTCGTCAGGTTTGATTACTCCAGGAATGTTTACAGATGTACCTGGAACAATGGGACAATATAAGGCAGCTCGAATTTTCTTCAATACAGCCACAATTCCTATCAATAGTCATAACATGATTGTGAATTTGTCTGATATCTTCACCATGGCCACAATTACTGGTGGTGGAGCTAATTCGGGAGCTACTTATGCTTACAATACAGATTTCTTTGCTACTGCATATTCTCAAGCTGGAGCTAATGATACGGTTTGCGCAAATGTAAGTTATACTTTATACGGGAGTGTAGGTGGAGGTGCGATTTCGGGATCATGGTCAAGTAATGGATATGGTTCTTTTCAAAACGGTCTCAATTCTGTTCCCAACATTTACGTTCCAAGTCCATTAGACACTTTAATAAGTCCAATTCGTATTATTTTATCGACAACTGGTTTTTGTCCCATAGCGAGAGATACCATGTTTTTGGAAGTTACTCCAGCTCCAATAGTGAATGCAAATGCAGATCAATCTATATGCGTGAACAATGCACTTGTTCAGTTGAATGGAATCATTAGTGGAGGAGCTATTTCGGGAGTATGGTCAACCGTTGGAACAGGAACTTTTCAGCCAAATGCAAATACACTGAACGCAGAATATATTCCTTCGGCAGCAGATCTTTCACTAGGGACTCTGCAATTTGTGTTAACTTCTACAAATTCAATTTCATGCGCCACGGTAACAGATACGATGAGTTTGGTGTTTACTCCTGCTGCTGTTGTGCAGGCTGGACCAGATACGTTGGTTGTTTGTGCGAATAATTCAACAGTTGTTTTATCTGGAACTGTTTCTGGACCTACAACTACCGGTAAATGGTTATCAAGTGGTACAGGTGTATTTACTCCAAATAATAGTTCCTTGAATTGTTCTTACGTACCAAGTGTAGCTGATACTGCTGCTGGGTTTGTATGGCTGTATTTAGAATCGACATCCAATGGAAATTGTCTTCCAGAACAAGATACTATTTATGTTTCAATTCAAGATGCTCCAAAGGTAGATGCAGGGCCAAATCAATTGAAATGTGCCAATAGTACATTGGTTCAATTAAATGCGGTTGTTCCAGGAGGAATTTTTGGTGGAACATGGAGTGGTGGTGGTGGAACATTTAGTCCTTCAGCTACTGCTTTAAATGCAACCTATCAACCAACACCAACGGAGGTGTCAAACGGAAGTGTTGTTTTGACATTGACCTCAACGAATAATGGTACTTGTACGGTTGTTAATGATGCGATTCAAATAAATTTTGTTTCTCCCCCATTTGCGAATTTTAGTGGAACAAGTGTTTGTGAAGGAATTCAAAATGTATTTACAGATTTTTCATTACCAGGCTCTGGAGTGATTACATCTTGGTCATGGTTATTTGGAACAGGCCAAACTTCTACGAATCAAAATCCGACTCATTTATTTGCTACAGCTGGTTCTTACCCAGTTGAACTCATTGTGACGAATTCAAACGGATGTAAGGATACGACACTCATTAATGTGGCTGTTTTTGATAAGCCAGTAGCCAATTTTTCAACGACTAGTTCTTGTCCAAATAATCAAGTCACAGTTAGTTTTGTGGATGAATCAACAAGTTCAGATGTTATTAATTTTTGGTTTTATGATTTCGGAGGACAAGGTTCTGCGGCATTAGCAAATGTGAGCCAACAGTTTACAAGTGGTGGAACATATACCGTAACTCATATCATTTCTACAGCTAGTGGTTGTTCAGATACAATTATTATTCCTGTAGTAATTGATCCTCTTCCAGATGCTGGTTTCTATTTTAATTCAACTGGAGGAGCCAACATTGGAGCGCCTTATAATTTTATTGACACATCAGATTATGCGTTAAATTATTCTTGGAATTTTGGTGATGGATCTACTTCAAGTTCGGTGAATCCAAGTCATATTTATTATGCAAATGGTAATTACTATGTTGTTCTGCAAATAACAAACGCTTTAGGGTGTATGGATAGTGCGATTCAATTTATTGCAATAAATACCGTAACGAATGAAATAAGCACTTTGATTCCTACTATTATTTCACCAAATGGAGATAGTTCGAATGATGTATGGAAGCTGGAATTCTTGAAATATGGCTATTCTAACGCACACATCGAAATTTACAATGAATGGGGACAGACAGTTTTTACTTCAGATGGATATGAAAATCCTTGGGATGGAACTTATAAGGGCGAACCTGTTCCTGATGGAAATTACATGTATGTGATTCAATTGAATGCAGATGCAAGTCCAGACATCTACAAAGGAGTATTAATGGTCTTAAGAAAACGAGATTAA
- a CDS encoding PorP/SprF family type IX secretion system membrane protein, which produces MCKKLLITCLFAAFGLVSYGQQQSLFTNVFANPLHYSPAYAGSTNYHEVSFFNRNQWVGFKNAPKNFYLNFQGSYKNKAKHGYAVQVLTEQIGLLGKTGIYLNYAYQIKMNKKWKIGLGVRPGFVQYRVRLYDAVIADAGDPILTGNSYSGNAFDVNAGFRLYSDKLEVSGTIDHLIGKGFNMPTYNQNLQFHYTLMSSYKFVFKKHWEFRPGILFRYTKPVPAQFSILAQLSYKDKFFGGLNFRTNDAAGIFLGIRIKNRLSITYGYDYSYTKLRKYSAGSHEIGISFIITKNRPSLEEEDDKLNNSILEDIQKEIDKNK; this is translated from the coding sequence ATGTGTAAGAAACTACTTATAACTTGCTTATTTGCTGCTTTTGGCCTTGTTTCATACGGACAACAGCAAAGTCTTTTTACAAATGTATTTGCAAATCCCTTGCATTACTCTCCTGCTTATGCTGGAAGTACAAATTATCATGAAGTGAGTTTTTTCAATAGAAATCAATGGGTTGGATTTAAGAATGCCCCCAAAAATTTCTATTTGAATTTTCAAGGCTCGTATAAAAACAAAGCGAAACATGGGTATGCCGTTCAAGTGTTAACCGAACAGATAGGTTTGTTAGGTAAAACAGGAATTTATTTGAATTATGCCTATCAAATTAAAATGAACAAAAAATGGAAAATCGGATTAGGTGTTCGCCCTGGTTTCGTTCAGTACAGAGTTCGTTTATATGATGCAGTTATCGCTGATGCAGGTGATCCAATATTAACTGGAAATAGTTATTCGGGAAATGCATTCGATGTAAATGCAGGTTTTAGACTTTACAGCGATAAATTAGAGGTTAGTGGAACAATTGATCATTTGATAGGCAAAGGATTTAATATGCCAACATACAATCAAAATTTACAGTTTCATTATACCTTAATGTCTTCTTACAAGTTTGTATTTAAAAAACATTGGGAATTTAGACCAGGTATTTTATTCCGTTATACGAAGCCTGTTCCTGCTCAATTTTCAATTCTCGCTCAATTATCCTATAAAGACAAATTTTTTGGAGGATTGAATTTTAGAACAAATGATGCCGCAGGAATTTTTCTTGGAATTAGAATCAAGAACCGGTTGAGTATTACTTATGGTTATGACTACAGTTATACGAAATTGAGAAAATACAGTGCAGGTTCTCATGAAATTGGAATTTCTTTCATAATAACGAAGAACAGACCATCATTGGAAGAAGAAGATGATAAATTGAATAATAGTATTCTTGAGGATATCCAAAAGGAAATCGACAAGAATAAATAG